Proteins found in one Oncorhynchus mykiss isolate Arlee chromosome 3, USDA_OmykA_1.1, whole genome shotgun sequence genomic segment:
- the LOC110520046 gene encoding G protein-activated inward rectifier potassium channel 1-like, producing the protein MISSLQNALSSPYFQFQDIGHNTRTIAATTTKSCTEIDFTLNPSDYFSRCCHRSMSALRKKFGDDYQVVTTSSSGSGFNQPAPEKKKKRQRFVDKNGRCNVQHGNLGGETSRYLSDLFTTLVDLKWRWNLFIFILTYTVAWLFMAFMWWIIAYIRGDLHRAHDDKYTPCVANVYNFPSAFLFFIETEATIGYGYRYITDKCPEGIILFLFQSILGSIVDAFLIGCMFIKMSQPKKRAETLMFSEHAAISMRDGKLTLMFRVGNLRNSHMVSAQIRCKLLKSRQTPEGEFLPLDQLELDVGFSTGADQLFLVSPLTICHVIDTKSPFYELSQRSMQTEQFEIVVILEGIVETTGMTCQARTSYTEDEVLWGHRFFPVISLEEGFFKVDYSQFHATFEVNTPPYSVKEQEENLLMSSPLMAPSLCNSGEGGKNSSMDCLENLEDKESTTTKLPSKLQKMQGGGCGRDGLPMPRKLLRMSSTTSEMIYPGSMGELPMKLQRISSVPGVSDEKQMSKMVSKISSDPISQSVADLPPKLLRMQGGGGVGGRMDGHLPPKLRKMNSDRFT; encoded by the exons ATGATTAGTTCGTTACAGAACGCACTTTCCTCGCCTTATTTCCAGTTCCAAGATATTGGACACAACACAAGGACAATTGCTGCAACTACAACGAAGTCCTGTACAGAAATAGACTTTACATTAAATCCTTCAGATTATTTCTCTCGCTGCTGCCATCGTAGTATGTCTGCACTCCGAAAGAAATTTGGGGACGATTATCAGGTAGTGACCACCTCATCCAGCGGGTCTGGATTCAACCAGCCGgcaccagagaagaagaagaagaggcaaCGCTTTGTGGACAAGAACGGGCGATGTAACGTCCAGCATGGAAACCTGGGTGGTGAAACCAGTAGATATCTTTCCGATTTATTCACCACACTGGTCGATTTGAAATGGCGCTGGAATTTATTCATCTTCATCCTTACATACACGGTGGCATGGCTCTTCATGGCCTTCATGTGGTGGATCATAGCCTACATAAGAGGAGACCTCCATCGAGCCCACGATGACAAGTATACGCCATGCGTTGCCAATGTCTACAACTTTCCCTCCGCGTTTTTATTCTTCATAGAAACGGAAGCCACAATAGGATATGGCTATAGGTATATCACGGACAAATGTCCCGAGGGGATCATTCTCTTTCTTTTCCAGTCAATCCTGGGATCAATTGTTGATGCTTTTTTGATTGGCTGCATGTTCATTAAGATGTCCCAGCCCAAAAAAAGGGCAGAGACTTTGATGTTCAGTGAACATGCAGCTATTTCGATGCGAGATGGAAAACTAACTCTCATGTTCAGAGTCGGCAACCTGCGTAATAGCCATATGGTCTCCGCACAGATccgctgcaaattgctgaaa TCTCGTCAGACGCCCGAAGGCGAGTTTCTTCCTCTGGATCAGTTGGAATTGGACGTGGGCTTCAGTACCGGGGCGGACCAGCTCTTCCTGGTCTCACCACTCACAATCTGCCATGTGATCGACACCAAAAGCCCATTCTACGAACTCTCCCAGAGATCCATGCAAACAGAGCAGTTTGAAATTGTGGTCATATTGGAAGGAATAGTGGAAACCACTG GGATGACTTGCCAAGCGAGGACCTCTTACACTGAGGACGAGGTTCTATGGGGACATCGTTTCTTCCCGGTCATCTCCCTGGAGGAGGGGTTCTTCAAGGTGGACTACTCTCAGTTTCACGCCACGTTTGAGGTCAACACTCCCCCGTACAGCGTGAAGGAGCAGGAGGAAAACCTGCTCATGTCCTCTCCACTCATGGCCCCGTCCCTGTGCAACAGCGGCGAGGGAGGGAAGAACAGCTCCATGGACTGCCTGGAGAACCTGGAGGACAAGGAGAGCACCACCACCAAGCTGCCATCCAAGCTGCAGAAGATGCAAGGGGGCGGCTGCGGACGGGACGGGCTGCCCATGCCTAGGAAGCTGCTGAGAATGAGCTCCACCACTTCAGAGATGATCTACCCCGGGAGCATGGGGGAGCTGCCAATGAAGCTGCAGCGCATCAGCTCCGTCCCAGGCGTCTCCGATGAGAAACAGATGAGCAAGATGGTCTCCAAGATCAGCTCCGATCCCATCAGCCAATCCGTGGCAGACTTGCCCCCCAAGCTGCTAAGGatgcaggggggagggggggtaggggGCCGAATGGACGGACACCTGCCCCCGAAACTCAGAAAGATGAATTCCGACCGCTTCACGTAG